Sequence from the Hamadaea flava genome:
CCGAACTTGGCGTCGCCGAACGCCTCGATCGCCTTGATCCCGCGCTTCATCAGGTCGCGGGCCATCGCCTGGACGAGCATGCGCCCCAGCCCGCCCCCGGCGAACGGCGCGACCACGTTTGCCGTCATGAACAGGGCGGCGTCGGGGGATACCGGCGAGGTCGGGAAGGCGTGGCTGCGCGGCACGTAAGCCGGCGGCGCGTACATGACGAAGCCGGCCGGCATCCCGTCGACGTAGACGATCTTGCCGCAGGAGCCCCATTCGAGGAGCGTCTGCGAGATCCAGGCTTCCTTCTCCAGCCCCGGATCACCGTTGGCGCAGGCGCGCTCGGCCGAGACGGGATCCAGCTCCCAATACACGCAGCCCCGGCAACTGCGGGGCAGGTCTTCCAGGGTGTCCAGGGTCAGATTGACCACGCGTCGCGACATGGCGTGCCCGCTCTGGGTAGTGATGCTGGAATTTGCCGACCCCCCGACCTTACGCGCCGTAACTACCCTTGGCGAGGAGATCCGGACACGATCCGCCGTTCGCGTCCATCTACCGGGACGAAGAGCCACCTTCGGCGAACTGGCCGCGACCCGGGTGCCCACGCGCCGTTACTATCGAAGCTTGTATGCGCGCCTCGCCAGGGGCGCTGGGAGGCGAGGCTGGCATGAGCGGCTGGAGCGACAGCAGCGGAACGACGCTGGACGACTACACCGGGGTATACGCACAGCGCGTCGCCGGAATGACCGCCAGCGAGATCCGAGCGCTCTTCGCCGTAGCCAACCGCCCCGAGGTCGTCTCCCTCGCCGGGGGCGCCCCCTACACCTCCGCTCTGCCGCTGGACGCCATCGGCGAGATGCTGCGCGACCTGATCGTCAACCAGGGCGCCCAGGCGCTTCAGTACGGCATCGGCCAGGGCCTGCCCGAGCTGCGCGAGCAGATCTGCGAGGTGATGGCCGACAGCGGCATCGACGCGGCCATGGGCGCCTCGCCGGACGACGTCGTCGTGACCATCGGCGGCCAGCAGGCGCTCGACCTGGTCGCGCGACTGTTCCTCGATCCCGGAGACGTCGTGCTCGCCGAGGGCCCGACCTATGTCGGCGCGCTCGGCGCGTTCCAGGCGGCGCAGGCCCGCGTGGTCCATGTCGCCATGGACGACGACGGTCTCATCCCCGCCGCACTCGAAGAGGCGATCAAGGCGACCGCCGCGGCCGGACGCCGGGCGAAGTTCCTCTACACGATCCCGACCTACCAGAACCCGGCCGGCGTGACCCTCAGCGAGGAGCGCCGGGAGCAGGTCCTGGACATCTGCGAACGCGCCGGACTGCTGGTCATCGAGGACGACCCGTACGGCAAGCTCAGCTTCGGCGGCCAGGCTCCGCGCCCGCTGCGCGCCCGCCGCCGTGACGGGGTCTTCTACCTGTCCACGTTCTCCAAGACGATCGCGGCCGGGCTGCGGGTGGGCTGGATTCTGGCTCCCCACGCGGTACGCGACAAGCTGGTGATCGCGACCGAGGCGCAGATCCTCTGCCCGCCCCATTTCTCGCAGTACGCCGTGAGCACCTATCTCGCGACGATGCCGTGGCGGGAGCAGATCAAGACGTTCGCGCAGCTCTACTCGGAGCGCCGGGACGCCATGCTGGAGTCGCTGGCCGACCTGATGCCGGCCGGGATGACCTGGACCAAGCCGGACGGTGGCCTGTTCGTGTGGGCGACGTTGCCGGAGGGGATGGATGCCAAGGCGATGATGCCGCGCGCGATCGCCGCCCGGGTGGCGTACGTGCCGGGAACGGGCTTCTACGCCGACGGCACCGGTCAGCAGCACATCCGGCTCAACTTCTCCTTCCCGCCCGCTGAGCGCATCCGTGAGGGCGTACGCCGTCTCGCCGGGGTCATCGAGCAGGAGATGGCGATGCGGGCCGTCTTCGGCTCCGGGAGCGGCCTCGGCACTGCGCCGTCGGCGGGGACCAGTTGGCCGGGGGCCGACAACCCCGGCCTGGCATGATCGAGGCCATGCCGAGCACCGCCCAGGTCGACCGCGTCCTCGTCCTCGCCGGGGGCCTGTCCTACGAACGGGACGTCTCGCTGCGCTCCGGCCAGCGGGTGATCGAC
This genomic interval carries:
- a CDS encoding GNAT family N-acetyltransferase, whose translation is MSRRVVNLTLDTLEDLPRSCRGCVYWELDPVSAERACANGDPGLEKEAWISQTLLEWGSCGKIVYVDGMPAGFVMYAPPAYVPRSHAFPTSPVSPDAALFMTANVVAPFAGGGLGRMLVQAMARDLMKRGIKAIEAFGDAKFGELDSELGPVGCVTPADFFTAVGFKTVRPHPRFPRLRMELRTALSWKSDVEYALEKLLGSMSPEGLLRPVRPATRSLSGQLGS
- a CDS encoding aminotransferase-like domain-containing protein is translated as MSGWSDSSGTTLDDYTGVYAQRVAGMTASEIRALFAVANRPEVVSLAGGAPYTSALPLDAIGEMLRDLIVNQGAQALQYGIGQGLPELREQICEVMADSGIDAAMGASPDDVVVTIGGQQALDLVARLFLDPGDVVLAEGPTYVGALGAFQAAQARVVHVAMDDDGLIPAALEEAIKATAAAGRRAKFLYTIPTYQNPAGVTLSEERREQVLDICERAGLLVIEDDPYGKLSFGGQAPRPLRARRRDGVFYLSTFSKTIAAGLRVGWILAPHAVRDKLVIATEAQILCPPHFSQYAVSTYLATMPWREQIKTFAQLYSERRDAMLESLADLMPAGMTWTKPDGGLFVWATLPEGMDAKAMMPRAIAARVAYVPGTGFYADGTGQQHIRLNFSFPPAERIREGVRRLAGVIEQEMAMRAVFGSGSGLGTAPSAGTSWPGADNPGLA